A window of Megalops cyprinoides isolate fMegCyp1 chromosome 13, fMegCyp1.pri, whole genome shotgun sequence genomic DNA:
TAATCTAAATATATAGCATGCCCATGTTTCCTGTTAGACGGAAACAAATCTGTTTAACATGCGGttagaatgaatgaatgaatggtgCTGTTCACAGCTACCACAGAGTTGGCCTCCACATCTGCGCAAAAAAACCTGACCTTTTacaaactgaactgcttctAGAGATAGCTGTGTGACGATGTAAAAAGCGCAGCCTGCTCAATGGCAAAGGGATCTGAGAGAACTGTGGCTGCTGTACGCACCACCCCTGGTGTCAGGTCTGCTCTCTTAACTCTGCGCTGAAACTGGACCCGAAGTCCACAGCcatctgcctctccctccccgtcCCGTAGCCAAGGTGTAAATGGACGCTAGTAAACAAATAAAGCTTAGATATGGTATGGTTCCAGCTTTTTCTCCTGCATGACCTAATTCAACACTATAAATAGGCGTTGGCCTCATAATGGGTTGTCGTGAATACAGCAGCTATGAAATTATATGAAAGACTGTTATATTTTCAGCTCAAATGACTCAAATGTTTGAAACTGAACAAgtcatatgaaaaaatataagaTTATCAGCATGCCGTTTATACGGTACGCAGAGTGAGGTAGTGGGAACACTAGCTGGTCACGtcactgtcaaaaacacaagaCTTCGATGTGATTTTGCAGCTAATTGGAATTTATGCAAAGCCTGTTGAAGTATGTGCTGATGTCTCGTGAGAAAGAACATACCTGAAGCCAGGTGCTCATCAGATGGACATGATGGATATGAGACAGAGACTTATTAACACATAGAACATCTTGCCAGCACTTTTTGTAGAGTCTGAGATTGACTTTAGGATCATTCAAGACCAAACTGTACACAAATGGTTTGAGTCTAGTTGTGTTGTTATCCATACATATTAAATGCCTCAATGACCCCATTGTTTAAGCAGGAGAAATGGGCTCCCATCCGTTTGACTGGGGATTCCTGCTGTACTTTTACATAGATCTAAACATATGTCAAATGATGCAAGGGTACACAGCAGAACTTCTAAACCTGCTATGATTTGTTGTCGGCAAAAGTAGAAGCCTGTAGTCTCTGTCGGTGCTGAGTGTTCCCTGACTGAGGCCCCAGGAGATGCAGACTCTCTGTATACGTTTAAACACTGTACATTCAGTGGGGGGGAGGCCCTGGTGTAAGACTATCTGGAAAAGGGCCCCTTAACACACCCAGGCTATCACGGAGGACATGGGGAGGTGTGTTGGCAGTCACCCCGCTCGTTAAAGAGAACCCTGGGCGTGTCAGCTAATTGATAGGGTGACACCCGGCCTGTGCGGCCCAGCTCTTGGCCTGTGAAAGACATTACGGGGTGTCCGATGTGCACCACCTGTTTTGGGTTTCCTCATCAGTTATAAACAGGAGAAACGAACGAATAACCCTTTTCTCTTTAACTGTAGGACTCGTGTTTGAGAATTTACTCGGCGCAGACCTGGTACATGAATTCGGCTTCCAACTCTGAACGGTTGAAAAAGAGACTGGCTAGCCGCAAGGCATGCTGGTGCAAGCATTACCGTGGGCGACCAGCCCAGAGCTGACTATGCGCCAAGGGCCGGAGCAGTCTAAGATTAGTTCTATAATTCGGCTGGCACATGCCAACCTTTCGCTGGCATTTCTGCACCAGCGGAACAGAGGCATGCCATGAAGCTGCCAGGCACCCCTGGCCCCATGGGGTATGGCATGAACATCACCTCACCCATGAAATAGGCAATACCGAGGGATTCCATATAAAATTCCACACATTGCATTTAGGATACATGACTAATTTTTTTATGGTGTCAATTTTTCAAATGTTGGGCTAACTGAAAGTAGTTTGAGATCCTGTAACTTATGTGTCCCCCTGGAGAGCCATCATGACTCTGTGATGAGAACTGAGAGAGAATTACATCACCTAACACTATTCAAGAGTGTTTATCTCCGGTTTAATTCTCTGGACACGGCATAATATGCCAGAATGTTGAAGGCATGCCTCTTTACAGAGAGGttctcattttttcttgttttttactATACTTCAGCGGATGAGCCATTTCTATCCGTTCTCATCCATGAGATCTCTTTCACctcactttttcttttgtacCTCACTTGAGCAGGTCCTCTGAGAACTCCAGGTTAGACTTTTAGGCTTTTTTGATAATATATTCTCACTCAAATGTCATTTACAGTCACTGTTCATGTCACTAACCATGTAAATTAGTACACCCAGTAACCTCTGACAGACCAGCCATAGCTCAGTACAGTTCATCCACAGACTGAGCTTCAATTCCTGGTGAAAAAAGTGTGCTGAGGTTTGATGGAGACAGCATGCAAAGCCATTCAGCACATGTGTGTTACACATGGAAGCAGAGATAGATACACATGCATAGTGATAGACATGCATGTCTCAGTTTTGAGAACTATAAAGGggtttctgtgtctgttagCTGGAGGAAAAGGGGCGGGAGGGTTGAGGGCCCCTCCCCTGGTCATGCAGCCACTCCCCATTGAAATCTGACCCCCCTCGGTCTGCCTCGGCCCGCCtccgcccgccccccccccccccgccctccgcCAACATCCCCCGCGCCACCCAAGAGATTCTGCATTCGAGACGGGTGTCAAGGGGTCACCATTCCAcaagaagctggaggaggagggaggcttGCTGGACCCATCACTGTTGGAGGGACAATGGTCTAAAATTAGCAACCGTCACAAATCCATTCTTTTTGGAGTCGGGCTGAAGTCTTTGGTGTGGCTGGAAAATCTGACTCAGGCTTGTAATAACAGAGGGCAGATTTATGTCCTGAATTACCTTGGCCTGACAAGAGACGGAGGAAagattaaatgcaaaatgttacaGTTCACCCCTGTCAGACAATATGGTGTGCTACATTATAGACACCAAGACTAGCTGGTCACAGATTTGGAACATTCCGCCGCTATGGTAAAGAAGTGCATATTGATAATTCATCAGTACACAACTCTCTGACATATGGCATTGCTTCAGTTAAGtgttatattgtatttttgtaagttGATATTTATACATAGGTGCATGTATTCAACACTGTGTAAAGGTGTattactctgtgctgtgtttcagactAATTGTATGTATTATGAACGTGCATAAAGATGTACTGGGGTCTTTATGGTGTACTTCAGGTTGGCTGCATCACTGAGCTGGAAGAACAGGAGCCCAGCCCAAATGTGCTGTACCCCTGGCGAGGGGGATCAGGGGGTGAGGGGAGTGTGGGCCTCAGCAGGGTGAAAAGGGACTGGATCATTCCACCAATCCGCGTCTCAGAGAACAGCAAACAGTCTCCTGAATACCTGGTGCAGGTACTGTTCTCTTGTGgtctgaaaatataaatgaaaatactaATATCTGTTCCATGTGCTATTGATCATGTTACTCACGTATCCTATAGGCTGAAATGCAGGTGAAAATACTAATGTCTGGTCCAAGTGCACTCTCCTCATACACTTTCAGTGAACATGCAATCACTTCACAATACAttatattgttgtcatttagccGACACAGAGAGCAATTTATATACATTACAGTTTtgtccacttatacagctggatattcattGAGATAATTAatggttaagtaccttgcccaagggtacaagagcagtgcccaagccgggaatcgaaccagcaacctttcagttacatgcCCTGCCCCTTTACTGCTACGCCACACTGTTGACCAGAGGTCCTTTAACAGTTCCTGCTTCACGCTGCTTTGTCTCCTCTCCAGATCAAATCGGACAAAGTTTTTGTTGGTGAAGTGATTTATAAGCTGGAGGGCCCTGGAGTGGATCAGGACCCCAAAGATTATTTTGAAGTGGATGACCGCACAGGGTGGATCAAGAGCAAGATGCCCCTTGACAGGGAAAAATACAGCAGCTTCAAGGTAATGCTAATGGGGACAGCCAGCGTTTCTGCATtgctcagaaacacagacacagacagagacagacacctGCCACTGGACAGatgtcagtacttcagcccccttctccctgtctgtcagcgtcgtccatgtgcttttgtttacagttcccatgtgttctggccctgccccgctctccgccctgtccccgcccacccgATTACCTGattgcctccacctgcctgcctgcccacctgcatcccatctccccgtcagcccagccctttatataccctgcttgtctctgtcttgttgccagttcatctcagaGTACATGAAGAACTGTCAGATAAGCCAGTGACTGTGTATGTaaatggttagggttaggtccAGCAGTTATTTTAGGGCTCAGGATATAGCTAAggttatagcaacagttagtGTAAGGATTACAgtttgggtcagggttatgACTTGAGCTGAGTTTAGGCCTAACAACTgaggttagggtcagggttatgGTTGGTAGTGATGAACAAACAAGGGACCATGACAGTGTAACTCAACTTTTAAGTGGTCAGAACCTTTTGTCTTAAATGATGTCACATGTCAAGGCTCATTTTTGCTTAGTTTTTCCCCTCATCTGAATATTCATCCTCCATTTACACAGTGACCATCAAGAAAACCTTTTAGGCTGCAAAACTGATCAATTATTCAACTACTTTTGGTTTCACTAGAAAATTTGTGATCTTACAAAGTAAACATGTTATTAGTTTAACATAAAACAGAGGTTACTGGTGGGGTGACAGACTGTGGCGTGGCTATGGCTGTATCTGACTGTTCCGCAGCTCAAGGCCTTTGCCCTGTCATCAAGTGGGGAAAGACTGGAGACCCCATCCACCATCGAGATAGTCGTCCTGGACCAGAATGACAACAGGCCCAATTTCACACAGCCTGAATTTGTCGGTTCTGTTCCTGAGTTCTCCATACCGGGTATGTTGATATCAATCAccctttcattctctctttcttcttatCTCTCTGACACGCACAGTGGCAGATACACTTTTAAGGTAATCCATTGTGTGCAGTGGATCCatcttatgcagagcaacttacataggtcactttttttttacaatgttatccatttatacagctggatatttactgaggcaattgtgggttaagtaccttgcccaagggtacagcagcagtcacaagtcctactccttaaccactatgctagaCTGCCGCCCATAGAGAGCAGTCTGACAGCATTGCATCCTCCAATGACTGGGCTGTCTCAGTGTCGGGATAATGGTCACTGATGTCCACGCAATGGCAGGGAGGCTCCTCCAGCTCTAATGGATTGATGATCTCCCTGATTGGTTCCTCGCAGGCACTTCTGTCATGAACGTGTCGGCAACAGACGCCGACGACCCGGAAACGGAGAACGCAATGCTCAGCTACTCCATCATTGGCCAGGAGTCCTTCCCGCCGTTCAGCATCAATAAGACCATGTTCGGCATCAACAACGAGACGGGCGTGATCTACACCCGAGACGTCGGGCTGGACCGGGAGGTGGGCGGAGCCCTATGGCCCCTCAGCCGATCCCATCATGATACATAACCCCTCACAGGAAGTGGCATTCATAACATGTTTTTATGCCTAGCTGACACATCACTTTGGCACAGTGTTGCCATGGCGCCGCATTGGTTTTGGGGCATGccctttctgattggctgagtgctGCTCGCCCTGTGCCCTCTGCAGGTGGTGGAGTCTTTCCGACTGATGCTGCAGGTGGCAGACATGTCGGGGGAAGGCCTGTCAGACATCGCCTACGCCATCATAAACATCACAGACATCAATAACAACGCCCCCCAATTCTCCCCTCTGTCCGTAAGTCTCTTAACTGATATTCATAAAGGAATTCAACATGTTTTATCTGACCGTGTAACAACTTTATCAGTAACAGTCACTACTGTAATACAGTGTCTCCAGATGTAACCTTTTAGGCAATTATTACAATATTCAAATGTCTGTGTGCTTTACACAACTTATGTATATGCATCTTTTGGTGTAAATAGGATTGAAAGGATTTAAATAGGATTTAATTGGACTTTCTTTGCTGTCACAATATACATCATGATCGTCATAAAACAGCCTGTTGACTGGACCTATTAGAGTCTGACTCTGTATTTACAGCAAATCTGTATACCTGTGTTGACTTGGCTGTTCCTTTAGAAACCGTTGAGTTGCTGTTTCTGTTGAGTGCAGTACAGCATGACCGCTGTGGAGAACAGGGAAATAGACGAGATTGGCAGAGTGAATGTCACCGATAAGGATGAGCCAGGCTCGGAAAACTGGGGAGCCAAGTACACCATCGCTAAGGGGGATCCGTACGGACATTTCGCCATCCGAACAGACCCTGACAGCAACCAAGGCATCATTTCTGTTGTGAAGGTGAGCtgatgttgttcattttttttctgtttcttgtttttggtttgCACATTAATACCAGTTCTGTAGTTTTGTAAACTGAAACAGCACTATACAAGCCACACCAGTTACCTGTAAGCTAAATAATTACGATAATTTTGTTGGACTCTCAGGTGACAATGTAGTTACCTAGATTCCTTGCACACCCTCTACTGGTAGAGAGTGGAACTACATGCCAAATTACCAGGGCAGAAATTTAACCAGCATCTGAACCTGCATCCTGCATTTGATCTCCACCAAAATGTCAccagaatacacacacacgtagagGTACATCATGGCTTTCCTTTCATGGAGCCCCTGCTTTATAAATATCAGATTAACGGTTTTCAGTTCTTTCATCTCTGGTTATTCGTCTCAGATTGACCATTTCCTGTTTGACTAGCCCCTGGACTATGAGTCTCAGAAGGAATACCAGCTGGTTCTGACTGTGGAGAACAAGATCCCTCTCAGCTCAAAGGCTACCCAGGAACCTGTTAGCACCGCCACGGTAACCATCATGGTAGCCAATGAAAATGAGGCACCTCGTTTCAAAGTGGACCCCATCAAGCTGGACGTCCCGGAGTCAGTGGACCCTGGCACGGTGCTGGCCCAAGACATCGCAGATGATGCAGATAATGCGAAACTCAGGTTTGACTGCCTGTGGCAGCCTATAGCATCCACAGAACACTGCATTTCACCCTAGCACTTAACACCTCGTCACCATAGTCTGCATCCAGGAAAGCGTTCCCACTTTCTTACATCTTATTGAGTATATGATTGTATATACTGGatctgtttatatttatgtcatttttatacttaattataaaatattatatgtataattgGATATATTAGATATAAGTTGCTGCATACATTACATGTTGTTTATGATGTTAAATGTTCCGTACATAATTGAGATTAAAAAATGCACACCTTGGTTGATAACAGATATCACACGCTTTCTCTCTGTTAAAGCAAAATTGTGCGTTTGGGGACCATTATATAGTATGCATGATGTAATCCATACGGACTACATgaaaattctttatttttatgacaCGGTCGTCTGATCAGGTTTGAAGTCGAGCACGACCCTGAGAGGTGGATTGCAATTAACCCGCAGACCGGAAAAATCACCGCCAGAAAGAAGTTCAGTCTGCGTTCACCACACGTCAAAAACAACATCTACACTGCAAGGATCAAAGTGTCAGACATGGGTGAGGACCCGACGATCTCCTTTAGCTTTCTGCTGAGAGCCTGAAACAAACTGGCCCCAGTTCAGTGGGAGTGTAATCTGAGTCGCACTCTGTGGGAAGACATTagctctttgttttctcttttgggTTTTCTGTTCATCTCTATCTCTTGCTTATGAGAATACTGTAAAGAGAGCTCACCTAGTAACAGTGAGCCTATCCCAGAATCTGTGAAAAGCTTCATCTAGTGCTCTTTACAGTATCCACTGGGGATTTGTTGTTAGCATGTACAAGACTCAAACTAGTGACAGTATGGTGCTTAATCGATTTGAAAAGACAGGAAGCAAGGCATTGatcggcgtgtgtgtgtgtgtgtgtgtgtgtgtgtgtgtgtgtatctcagacGCAGGCGGCATCTCCTCCACCGCCACCGTGGAGCTCAAACTGAGGGAGACCAATGACTTCGCCCCCCAGCTTGTCCCTGTGACTGGCACCATGTGCAGGGATGCGGAGGAGCCCCCAGTGCTGGTGCTGACCGCTGTGGATGAAGACCTGCCCCCTCAAGCCGCGCCCTTCCTCTTCAGGCTGCCGAGCAACTCTCCCGCAGCCCTCAACTGGACCATCATCCAGATGAACGGTAGGAGCCCAGCGAAAACCGCGCATAGTTCAACATGAGCACAGTGTCGCAAGGTAGTATCAAACCCGGTGAAAATGTATGAGACTCGTATGTTGCTTTAAGAAAGGCCAATTTCAGGTGTGTTGAGGCAATTGTGACTGTTTGCAGTTTGTGTCTATCCCTTTCTCCCTTAACCCTCCCTTCATCTCATtgtttccatctctctccttctccctttgtctctccaacttaaccttttttctttctcttatCTTCTCCCTGCTACCtactttctcattttttatttctttttctctttctccttgcttctctctctctctctctctctctctctctctctctctctctctctctctctctctctctctctctctctctctctctccctccctctctctttcagaaacCCATGCTGTTCTGCAGTCTCTGACAGAGCTGGAGTCTGGCCTGTACTTCATCCCTGTCCTGCTGTCCGATTCGGGCACGCCCACCCTCTCCGCCCTCAACTACGTCAACGTGACCGTGTGTGAGTGCAGCATAGTCGGTCACTGCAAGGCCGTGGCCGCGCCATTATTTGCCTCAAGGGTGGGGCTCAGTCTCGCCGCCCTCCTGGTCATTATTGGCAGCattttgctctttctgtgtAAGTGCTAATTTTGTCCATTCacgcaaacacagagac
This region includes:
- the cdh15 gene encoding cadherin-15, giving the protein MVPGTLAVLWMLVATVFQVGCITELEEQEPSPNVLYPWRGGSGGEGSVGLSRVKRDWIIPPIRVSENSKQSPEYLVQIKSDKVFVGEVIYKLEGPGVDQDPKDYFEVDDRTGWIKSKMPLDREKYSSFKLKAFALSSSGERLETPSTIEIVVLDQNDNRPNFTQPEFVGSVPEFSIPGTSVMNVSATDADDPETENAMLSYSIIGQESFPPFSINKTMFGINNETGVIYTRDVGLDREVVESFRLMLQVADMSGEGLSDIAYAIINITDINNNAPQFSPLSYSMTAVENREIDEIGRVNVTDKDEPGSENWGAKYTIAKGDPYGHFAIRTDPDSNQGIISVVKPLDYESQKEYQLVLTVENKIPLSSKATQEPVSTATVTIMVANENEAPRFKVDPIKLDVPESVDPGTVLAQDIADDADNAKLRFEVEHDPERWIAINPQTGKITARKKFSLRSPHVKNNIYTARIKVSDMDAGGISSTATVELKLRETNDFAPQLVPVTGTMCRDAEEPPVLVLTAVDEDLPPQAAPFLFRLPSNSPAALNWTIIQMNETHAVLQSLTELESGLYFIPVLLSDSGTPTLSALNYVNVTVCECSIVGHCKAVAAPLFASRVGLSLAALLVIIGSILLFLLLLLLVVAVGNCRRHAVKKTGLLVGVSDDDVRDNVLNYDEQGGGEEDENAYNMEQLRNPNQFIPPPASFSSPVSALPKGKQPRRKDAPQSFQTPSYPRKPPADPTDIQDFINDGLKAADNDPNVPPYDTALIYDYEGDGSLAGTLSSIASRSSDDDQDYDYLSDWGPRFRKLADLYGPR